The following DNA comes from Thermincola ferriacetica.
ATATGACCCCCCCTCATGTTTTCCCTTAGTTCTATCAATATTCGATATATATGAAAATATTTCCTCTTTTTCCAATAAGAAAAACACTCTGCAAATAAATCCTAGACCGAGACTGCACAACATTGAGGAACACCCAGGTATGAAATCAGTGGATCACTAGCTAGATTAACTAAAGCACATAAACAACAAAAAATTATGTATGCTTTGTTTAAATTTAGAAACGGTAAAGAATGGGTATTCTGCAACAAAAAACCTTTACGAACAAATTTCATTCGTAAAGGTTTGATTTTTCATTATGGTGCGGATGATGGGACTTGAACCCATACGGTTGCCCACACGCCCCTCAATTATACGCAGTAAAATTTGACAAGTGCTCAACTGCCTGACACCAGACATATCAAGGCTTTTTCGCAGTCCGGTACCGCGCAACATTTTTTGACTTCGCGCACGTCTGCATAAAATCCATAAAAATTTTTAAGTTTACCAGCGCAGAAAACTTGTGCAACCGCATACGTTTTTATTTTTAAAGGAGGTTTCAAACATGGCAAAAAGAAGAAAGAGGTTTCTTCAAACCAAAGATGTTCCGGCGGCTAACCTCTCATTTGACGAAGCGGTGCACATGTTTCTGGACGAACTTAAAATCAGGAACCGGTCCAAACGCACTATCGAATGGCACAGGGAAAATTTTCATGCGGTCAGGAAGGTTTTCAGGGAGCAAAAGGTTCAGCTTTCCATCCCTCTGGCCACCAGCACTGTCAAAAAGCACCTGGTCCTGTACTGTAAAGAACAGTTAAATCAACAGCCAAGGACAATTAATATGAGGCTGGGAAGCCTTAAAATGCTGCACTCATACCTTGTCAAAGAAGGCTACCTGGACGTTAACCCCCTGGCTGACATTGATTCCCTCAAACTGCCCAAAAACATTCCTGTCTCTTTAACCGACGAACAAATCGAACGCCTGCTCAGGGTTCCTGACCGCAAAACCTTCACCGGCCTGCGGGATTTTACCATTATGCTTTTGCTGCTCGAAACGGGTATCAGGGTTTCGGAACTGGCAAACATCAAACTGAAGGATATTAACCTGAAGGACGGTTATATAAAAATATTCGGCAAAGGTGCCAAGGAGCGAAATGTGCCGATACAAAGCAAGTTCAAAAAAGTCCTCTCAGAATACCTTTTGCACCGGGGTGACCTGGACACTGATGCGCTGTTTGTCACTGTTGACAACACGCCGCTCAAGGTCCGGTCAATCCAGGAACGCATTGAAATTATTGCTGAAAAAGCAGGTATTACGGAGATCAGGACTTCCCCCCATATCTGGCGGCATACGTTTGCCAGGAAGTACATCGTTAACGGCGGGGATGTTTTTTCGCTGAAGCAAATCCTTGGCCACAGCGGTTGGCAGATGGTTCACCATTACGTCAACCTGTTCAGCTCCGACGTGTTTAAAAAACACCAGCAGTTCAGCCCCGTCCAAAATTTACGGCTGCCATCCGTCTAACGTTTGAACAGGTTGTCCACCGGGGATTTTCCCCGGTATTTTTGTTCCAGATCTGGCCGGAACAGGCGGAGGTATATTATAACCGTGTTCATGGTGGAATGGCCCATTAAGTCCCTCAGTACATAGGGATCTCCGCCATTCATCAAAAACATCTTGGCAAAGGTGTGCCGGAAGGTATGCGGTGAACATCTTACCCCTTTTATCCCTGCTTTTTGGGCATAGTTGCTGATATTGTCCTGAACGGTTCTTTTCTTCAACTGGCCCCCGTCCTGGTTTAAAAACAGGTATCCTTCGGGATCATTTAACCCTGTTCTGCTGATATATTTCAGCAGGGCTTTCCGTGTTGCGCTGCCGAACAGGACGTTTCGCGTCTTACTGCCTTTGCCCCGGACCACCGTGATTGTGTTGTGCCTGAAATCAATGTCGCCCAGGCGCAGGCTGCACAGTTCGTCAACCCGCACTCCGGTATCAAGCAGTACCTGCATTATTACCCAGTCCCGCAGCCCTACAAAAGTGCTTTGGTCAGGCTGAGCAAGAAGCTGCCTGACCTGTTCGTCGGTAAACGGCACAATTACCGGTGTTTCCCGTTTCTTTATTTCTTCCAGACCGGCAGCCGGGTTGGTTGGAATGTACCCCAAATCAGCCAGCTTTCCAAAAAATACCCGCAGGGTCCTTATCCTGCCGTTGACAGTGTTTTTCTTTAAGCCGCGGTTAACCAGGTAGCCTTTAAAATCTTTTAAAACCTGA
Coding sequences within:
- a CDS encoding tyrosine-type recombinase/integrase, coding for MLRKSFRGKNWENITPATEETKPAGIDLDRAIEIFSGEYAEQGWAERSLKYHQENLSVLKKYLVYVRGIEDIGLVTHQVLKDFKGYLVNRGLKKNTVNGRIRTLRVFFGKLADLGYIPTNPAAGLEEIKKRETPVIVPFTDEQVRQLLAQPDQSTFVGLRDWVIMQVLLDTGVRVDELCSLRLGDIDFRHNTITVVRGKGSKTRNVLFGSATRKALLKYISRTGLNDPEGYLFLNQDGGQLKKRTVQDNISNYAQKAGIKGVRCSPHTFRHTFAKMFLMNGGDPYVLRDLMGHSTMNTVIIYLRLFRPDLEQKYRGKSPVDNLFKR
- a CDS encoding tyrosine-type recombinase/integrase; amino-acid sequence: MAKRRKRFLQTKDVPAANLSFDEAVHMFLDELKIRNRSKRTIEWHRENFHAVRKVFREQKVQLSIPLATSTVKKHLVLYCKEQLNQQPRTINMRLGSLKMLHSYLVKEGYLDVNPLADIDSLKLPKNIPVSLTDEQIERLLRVPDRKTFTGLRDFTIMLLLLETGIRVSELANIKLKDINLKDGYIKIFGKGAKERNVPIQSKFKKVLSEYLLHRGDLDTDALFVTVDNTPLKVRSIQERIEIIAEKAGITEIRTSPHIWRHTFARKYIVNGGDVFSLKQILGHSGWQMVHHYVNLFSSDVFKKHQQFSPVQNLRLPSV